The Planctomicrobium piriforme genome contains the following window.
GTATGCCTGACAAAGCCCGCCTCACACATGAGCACGGGCACGATGAAAAACTTTGTGACCCATCTGAGATGGACTTTCCAGTTTGCTCCCAGCATTGCATTGCCCGCCTATGAGAAAGATTGAGTTGTCGCGTGTCACACAAAAATTGCCCCGCCACAGATGATGGCCCGTCTCTCGTTCAGGACTTCCTTTTCTCCTCGGTAGGGACGCTTTCCAGCAACCGATTGATCAGACCATCGCCGTCGAGTTGATCCGCACGGGCATGAAAATTGAGGACCAGTCGATGTCGCAGCACAGGCGGCGCCATGAACTGGATGTCGGCGAAATCGACGTGATACCGCCCTGCCAGAATCGCGCGGGCCTTGGCCCCCAGCACCAGGTACTGAGACGCCCTGGGGCTGGCCCCGTAAGCGAGATACTTGTGGATGCCAGGCAGTTCGGGCCCTTCGCCGGGCCGGGTCGCTCCGACCAGTCTTGCGGCAAAGCGAATGACGTCTTCAGCAATCGGAACGCCGCGCACGAGCGATTGCAGACGCAGCAATTCCGCAGCCTGCAAGACCGGCTGTGGATCGGCCGTGAGGAGACTGGTGGTCCCCTTGATAATGGCGACTTCTTCGTCGATGGTCGGATACTTCACTCGAAGATTGAACATGAAACGGTCGAGCTGCGCTTCCGGCAGGGGGTAAGTCCCTTCCATTTCGATGGGGTTTTGCGTGGCGACGACAAAGAACGGAGGCGGCAACGGGTAGGTCTTGCGGCCGATAGAGACCTCCCCTTCCTGCATCGCCTGCAGCAGCGCCGCCTGAGTTTTGGGAGGAGTGCGGTTGATTTCATCCGCCAGGAGAAAATTAGTGAACAGCGGGCCCGGCATGAATTCGATGTTGTGCTTTCCGGTCGCATGGTCTTCTTCGATGACATCCGTGCCGGTGATGTCCGACGGCATCAAGTCAGGCGTAAACTGAATCCGCTTGAAATCCATGTCGAGCGTCTTTGCCAGGGTGCGGGCCATCAGCGTTTTGCCCAGCCCCGGCACCCCGAGCAGCAGCACATGCCCTTTGCAGAGCAGGCCGATCAAAAGCGAATCGATGATGGCTTCCTGACCGACGACTACCTTGGAGATTTCTTTCTTCAGGCTGGCTCGAGCCGTTTGCAGCCGCCGCACGATGTCGACGTCGGACGGCTCGGAAGTCGCAGGTTCGGTCGGGCTCGCAGAAGAAGGCATCAGGCGGTTCCTGTCTCGGAATCTGTGGTGTTGTTCAAGGAGTCGCGGGGAGCTGCGGTTCTGCTGCTCGGCTTTGACGGATCGCGAATTGCTGTTCAAACCGTTCCGCTTCGTTCCAACTGATCAGACCATCGCGGTCAGCATCCATCTCATGCGCCAGGTTCAGTGTGTACAGGAACTCCGGCGGATGCAGCGGATTGACGACCAGGTAGGTCAGATCGCCATCCCGGTTGCGATCGATCGCCTGAAACCAGTTAGGACCAATCGGGTCGCGTTCAATAAACGTCGGGCCTTGAGCAACCAGCCGTCGCGAGGCCCCAAACACCTGATAGCTGCCGCGGACGAATTCAATGAAGTAATTCTGTCCCATGTCGTCGGGACTGATGCCGGCTCCGTCATTCTTCTGATGGGCTGCAAGTGCAGGCTGCAGATTCCTCATTTCGCGGACCGAAATCCGCCCGTCGCCGCTGTGATCCAGCAATTGAAAGTATCCGGGGCCGGTGTCGTAAACATTGATGTGACAGGTCGTGGCGGCCGGCTCGCAGATGGCGCGGACATAATCCTGCATTTCCGCGTCATACAGCATGCCATCGCGATTGCGATCCATGGCGTGAAACCAGATGCGTTCGAATGTCGGATTGCCGGAAATCTCCTTGCGGTCCAGATAGCCATTGGCGTCGATATCGAGCGTGTTGAAGCGCTGCCGCGCATTGGTCAGGGCCGACTGGATCGGGTCGAGGTTCCGAAAAGCAAACGTCACGCCCGTTTTGCCGAACGCGAGTTTCACCAGGTCCGAACGGTGTGCAGGCACGACCTGATGGGCGGCAGAAGACAGCACCTGCAGGGAAGACTGACCGGATTTGGCACCGGAGAGTTCGATCCGCAGTTCCAGATCGACAGGCAATCGCCGCAGGCCCCTCAATTCCGCCACGCTTAATTTGCCATCCTGGTTGACATCGAGCGGAGTAATTCGTCGTTCGTCGCCGCCGAGTTCCGTTGCAGAGAGCAGCCGGTCTTTGTCGCGGTCATAAAGCCGCAGCAAATCGGCAGGCAGACGGATGTCGGAAATGTCGCGAATCAGGTTGGCGAGGAACGCCTTCGGCAACTCATCGCTCAACATGCCCGTCCGGACCACCTCGGCGCTGTCTGGATCAGGCTGCGGCGGCGGGGAGAATTCTTCGAAGCTGACGCATTCATCGCGATCGCCATCCAGGAGCGCAATTCTCCCCTCGGCACTCTGGATTTCCGCAGCATCAATATGACCAGACTTGTCGGCGTCGAGCAGTTCGAACACCTTGAGATCGTTCCCGGCAGCGGTGTCGTCCTGCCGATAGCTGATCAGTTCGCCGAACCGCGCGAGGTCTTGCTCCACATTTTTTCGCGGAACAGGCCGAGAGGTTCCCAGCGTTTTCAGAAACTCGTTCCCAACTTCTTTTTTGCCAAACTGATGCAGAGGAGATTGCTGCCATTCCGTCTGCGATAACTGACCGTCGGAATCCGCATCGAGTCGCTGAATCAGATTGCTGATGAATTCCTGTCGACGGACAGCGAGTTGCTGTTCATCGATTAGTAGATGAAAACGGACATGCACTGGCCCGTCTGACAGCAACAGCAGCGCATCCTCTCCCTGCTCCTGCGGAACCTCAGCGCAGAACGCGCTGACAGAAAGCAGCAGCACGCAGCAGGAGAATGAAATTTGAAAAAGCCAATTCATCCAAAACTCAGCCAGGTGTGCAAAGTTCAGTCGTGGAAACACAATCACGAAACGATTTCAGAAACCGGGTGTGCATGGGCGTCGACGATCGCAATCGGCCGGCCGTCGGGCGTCAGATTCTCGCGGGTATGATCGATCCCCAACGCCGCGCAGACGGTCGCATACAGTTCCGGCACCGTCACTGGCCGATCGACGACTCGCATTCCATCCTCGCCGGTGCTTCCAACCACCTGCCCTCCGCGAATGCCGCCCCCGCAGAGGACCGTACTCCAGGCCAGAGGGAAGTGATCTCGTCCGCCGTTCTCGTTGATCGTGGGGGTGCGGCCGAATTCACCCATCCAGATCACCAGCGTCGATTTCAGCAAGCCCCGCTCCCTTAGATCCGTCACCAGAGTCGACCAGGCCGGATCCAGCACTCCGCACAATTCTTTCACCCGGGCGGCATTCTCCTGATGGGTATCCCAGCCGAGTTGATTGTCGTTCGTCCCTGACAGGGTCACTTCGACGAATGAAACGCCCCGCTCGATGAGTCGCCGAGCCAGCAGGCAACCTTGTCCAAAGCGATTGCGACCATAGGCATCGCGGAGCGGGTCCGCTTCCTGATCGAGACGAAATGCAGACTTGGCCTCGGTGCGGACCATCCGCATCGCACGTTCGTAATTCGCTTGATGGGCGGCCGTCGACTCGGCGACGTGTTCCCGTCGGAAGTCCTGCTGCAGTGACTGCAACAGCTCAAAGCGATTCTCCATCGAATCGGCATTGAGACCAGTGGGCGGACGCAGGTTCTCGATCGTCAAATTGGCACGGGCAGTTGGGTCGTTACTTTGACCTGAAACGCTCAGCGGTGCGTACTTCGGCCCCAGAAAACCGGCGCCCATTTGAGCGAAACGGAATGACGAGATGCTGACGAAGCCAGGTAAATCCTGATCACCCGAGCCAAGTTCCTTGGTGAGCAGCGAACCGAGGACTGGATAGCTGACTGCCTCCGCGCGAGGGCGATAGCCGGTGAGCATCAACTGCGTGCCCCTTTGATGATCCCCTTCCGACGACGTCAGGCTGCGAATGATCGCCAGATCCTGCATCTGCTTTGCCAGACCCGGCAGATTTTCGCTGATCTGAACTCCAGGGACGCTGGTGGAGATCGGCTTGACAGGTCCCCCATTGGCATGGCCCGGTTTCAGGTCGAAGGTGTCCGTTTGCGACGGCCCCCCTGACATCCATAGCAGAATGCAGGCTTTGGGAATTTGCTGCTCCCCGGCGGCCTGAGCGAGCCTGGGCAGCCAGCCGGAGTGCGAAACCCCAAGCGCTCCTGCCAGACTGAACCGCAGGAAGTCACGGCGATCAAAGTCTCGCTGAAAATTCGTCATCCTTGGCCCTTCCCTTCACAGAACTTCTCACCGGCACAGATTACCGACACCGATTACCGACACAGTGCAAACTCAGGACTGTTCACCAGCGCCCAGAGAATGTCTCCAAAGGCCGCTTTGCGTTTTTGTTCTTCAGTGTGACGCTCCACATACGCCACAAGCCGCGCTTGCTCCTGGCGCTCCGGAGTCCGGCTCAAGGTCGCCAGGTACAGCAATTCAATCCGCTCGTCATCACTGAGAAACGGCGCCTCGACGACGCCGCGTAGCGTGTGGCTGCGCTCCAGGTCAGTGGCCCGAGCCAGCATGTTTCCATTCATCAGCAACAATGTCTGTGGAATTCCGGCCGTGTACTCTTCCGGAGATCTTCCAATGCTTTCATCGAGCCGCTGCACAAGCTGACCCATTTCTCCATTGTGTCGCGCGGCATCCTGATTCGACGTGGAGACAGGCAACAGCAGCGACTGCTCGAGCGAGGCGAACATCTGCTCGGGAGACAACGCTTTCAATGAACGTCGACCAGACTCCACTCCCACGACATCCCCGTCGCTGGCGCGGCTGTCACACTGATAGGCCTCGCTGCGACAGATCCCGGAAATCAGCCACCGCAAATTAAAGTCAGCAGCGGCAAACTGTCGGCCGAGATCTTCAGCCAGGGCGCGGTCATCGGCGCTTGCCAGATCCAGGTCATCCACCGCTTCAACCAGCCCGCGTCCCATGAGCGCCTGCCAGACGCGATTGGCCGCATTGGCAGCAAAGGTGGGATGCTCTTTCGACGTCATCCATTCCGCCAGAAGATCGCGCGGACGGCGATCCTTCGACAGAGCAATCGGCTGATCGGCCCAGAGTACCTTCGCGGCATACGTTTTCCCTTCATGCACAATCGAGCCGGTGGCATCGTCATCATTCAGATTGCCAACCCGCGTCACCCGATTGTCCACGACCATGTTGTCGCCGAACTTCAATCCATTGAAGAAGGCCGCCATCCCCCAGAAATCCTGCTTCTTCCAGGGAGCAAAGGGATGGTCATGGCATTGCGCGCAGCCAATGCGGACGCCGAGGAAGATTCGCGAAAACTCTGTCGCCTCAGCTTCTGGCGTCGCTCCGATCGCCGCATAGAAGACTTGTTCGTCGCGCGAGCCCTCTCCCCGCGCTGTCACCAGCCCCTTGACGATCTGGTCGTAGGGAGTGTTCTTCGCGAAATGCGAACGCAGCCAGGGCTCAAACTGCGGCCCGGCGGCAGCACCTGTCGAGTCGGGTGGCAACAGCACGCGCCGCCACGCACGGGCGAGATGTTCCGACGCCAGTGGACTGACCTTCGCTGAGTCCTGAGGATCGCTGAGCAGCTTCTCAACCAGCCGCGCACGCTTCTCAGGCGAAGGGTCCGCTTCAAACTCCCGGATTTCTCCCACGCTTGGAATTCGTCCAATCAGGTCGAGCGAAACCCGCCGGAGATACGTCGCGTCGTCGCACAGCACTGGCTGCAATTGCTGGCTTGTCCAGATTTGCCGAAACCGCTCATTCAGCCACGTCGAAAGCTCTGGCTGAGAGTTTTGCGGTAAGGACTCACCGGAAGAAATCGGGTCCGCTAAAAAAGCATCGGCAGCGATCAATTGCGTGCAGCAGACTCCCACAAACAGACAGATCACGCTGCTAAAGCCGAGCAGCGGCAGGAAGTTCAATCGCCCGACATGCTTGCGCATGGCTCGCCGCCCGCTTGAGAATGTGGCGTCAGAAGTGAGACGTTCAGATTACCGAGAACGCATGCTAAGTCAATCTGGTCACCAGCCCATCCGCTGCGGCGGCCTCAGTAATTTAACGGCCTTCGCAATAGTCGGAGACCCGCAATGACGGCCGATGAGCTGTTACGGATGGTTCCAGCTTTCTGAGAGAAATAAATATCGAAAGTTTCGAAACGATTTAACGGCCTCCGGCCTCACCATATTGAGATCGAAATGTTGCCCTCCCGGCAACAGGTCACTGCGTTGGCTCGTCTTCTTGATTGGCCATCGCCTTGACATCGAGAGTCTTCCGCAGTTTGCTAAGTCAATCATCCGCATGGATTTCGAAAAGCGAAACACGATGAAAACGCTCTGCTGGCTCGTCGTCATGGGATTCATCTGTCAGGCGCAGATCGGAGTTGCCGACGAGGGGACGCGCAAGGTGTTGATCGTTTGTGGTCATCCTGGCGACGCACCAAGCCGTGCGGAGTGCGTGGAAACGCTAAACACGCTTGTCACCGCACTCACGACAAAGTGGTCGACCCCCACAGACGAAATTCGCGTTCTCTTCGGAACGCCTCAAATGCGCGACGACGGCGAGCCGTTCCCTGGTCAGGTCAATGGACCCGCCACACTCGAAGATCTCGGTAAAACGGTGGACGAAATCAAGCTCTCACTCGGTGCGGATGATGCTCTCTGGGTGATCCTGCTAGGGCATAGTTATTTCGATGGGCGGCACGCCTGGTTCAATCTCTCCGGCCCCGACCCGAACGAAACTCAACTCGGCGAAATCTTCCAAGGCTTGAAGTGCCGCGAATGCGTCTTCTGGCTGACGACTTCGGCCAGCGGGCAGTTCGTCAGGCCGCTCTCAGGCGGCGACCGCATCGTGATCGCCGCGACCGATTCTGGGGGCGAAATCGAAGCGACCCTCTTCCCGGCTGTTCTGGCCGAAGTTCTCCTGCAGCCGCCTGCCAAAGAGGAATTCGACGTCGACCAGAACGGCTCGTTGAGCCTGCTCGATCTCTATCTCACCATCTGTCGTCGGGTCGCTCAAAAGTATGTCGACGAGACCCTGGCTCTGACCGAACATGCGCAGCTCGATGACAACGGAGATGGTCGCGGGCGGGATGTTCAACAGTATTTTCTCAGCGAGGAACTCGGCGGTCGCCTGCGCTCAGGAGCGAAGCCAACCCCGCGCGGCGGTCAGGTTGATGGAGCGAAGTCTGCAACAATCCTGCTGCATGTCGAACTGCAGAATGCCTCGACTGGCAATTGATCAAAAGCGATCTTCAAAGAAATGTGTCACTGCTCGACCGGCATTCTCAGGGGCGATTCTCAGTGATATCCGGGTGCACTAGAGGATGCGACAAGACAAATGACCAGGGAGAGGCGGAGTGGACACATTGTTGCGCAAGCTCGAAATCGAGTTGCCGATCATTCAGGCTCCCATGGCGGGCATCTCCACGCCTGAGATGGCCGCTGCGGTATCGAATGCAGGCGGACTTGGTTCGATCGGGGTGGGGGCTGTCAACGCTGAGGCCACCCGACAGATGATCGTTGCAGTTCGGTCTCTGACGGATCGTCCCTTTCAGGTGAACGTCTTCTGCCACCGGCCTGCGATTGCAGATGTCGCTCGTGAGCAGGCCTGGCTCGCCAGGCTGCAACCTGAGTTTGCCCGTTTCGCCGCATCGCCTCCCTTTCTTCTTACAGAGATCTATCGGTCCTTTCTAACTGATGATGACAAGCTGGCTGTTCTGCTGGAGGAACGGCCGGCGGTCGTCAGTTTCCATTTCGGTTTGCCGTCTCAAGAGCGGATTGATGCCCTCCGCCGGGCTGGAATCACGCTTTTCGCTACGGCGACGAATCTTGCCGAGGGAAAAGCCATCGAGGCGGCCGGCATCGACGCAATTGTCGCTCAGGGTTACGAAGCCGGGGGTCATCGGGGAGTGTTTGATGTCGCTGCCGCTGATGATCAACTTGGGACAATCGCCCTCACTCGACTGCTCGTGCGCGAGGTCGGGATTCCCATCATCTCAGCCGGAGGAATCATGGATGGAGCAGGGATTGCCGCGTCACTCACGTTGGGAGCTGTCGCTGCTCAACTTGGGACGGCGTTCATCGCTTGTCCCGAATCGTCCGCCGACACGGGGTATCGCACCGCACTCCTCGGTCCTGCCGCCGAACACACGGTCATGACGGCGGCGATCTCAGGTCGTCCTGCCCGTTGCCTCGCCAATCGTTTCACGGCTTTTGGAAAAAACGTTGATCCGGCCATGATCCCTGATTACCCAATTGCTTATGACGCGGGGAAAGCCCTGCATGCGGCGGCGAAAGCGAAGGGAGAGTTCAGCTATGGAGCCCAGTGGGCCGGCCAGGGCGCGCCATTGGCCCGAGCGATGCCTGCGGCCGACCTGGTCGCCCGTCTCCGGAGTGAGACGGAGGCCGCGAAGTCGACCAATTTATTGAGGTGACTTCGCTGCAAGCTGTCGCCGATGTTCCGCGGCGGGCAAACCGTTGACGCCCCAATCTTCCAGTTCCACTTCCTGAATAAGGACGAACGTCAAACTCGGCGGCTTCTGCAGCACGTCCTGAAGCAGCTTCGTCGCTCCCTGGATGAGAGCTGCTTTCTGCTCTGGCGTGGTTCCCTCGCGCGTGATCTGAATGGTCACAATCGGCATGACTGTCTCCCCGTTTACCAATGGCCCGCATGCGCGCCGCCGTCGACATGCAGCGTCTCACCAGTGATGAAGGTGGCCGACTCCAGGTACAGCACCGCGTCGACGATTTCCTGAACTTCTCCCATTCTTCCCAGCGGATGCAGGCCAGCCAGGGCCGCATGCGTTTCCGGCGCGTGCATCGGCGTTCTGATGACTCCGGGTGCGACGGCGTTCACTCGAATGCCGTGGTCGGCATATTCGATCGCCAGCGATCTGGTGACCGCATCAAGCCCCCCTTTGGTGAGTGCAGTCATCCCCGCTGGAACTCCTTTCACCGGCTGTTTGACGAGCGTCGTCGTGAGATTCACGATGTGCCCGCCGCCTTGTTTGAGCATTTGGCGGACGGCATGCTGCGAGACATGGAAGAAACCTGCCACATTCACCGACATCACTTTGGCAAAGTCCGCCTCGGTATATTCGATGAACGGCTTGGATATAAAGATTCCGGCGTTGTTCACTAACGTGTCGACCCGGCCGAATTTCTCGACGGCTCCCCCGACCACACGTTGGGCCACTGCCGGATCGGCGATGTCACCTGGAATGGCGAGCACATCCGTAAAGGTCTCAGGTGTGATGGACCGCGAATTCGCGACCACCTGATATCCACGATCAAGAAAACCTTGAACAAGGCCAGCTCCGATGCCTTGCGATGCTCCGGTAATGACCACGACCTTGCGTTCGGCACTCATCGTGAGGAGCCTCCATTGAATTGAAAAAACAGATCAACTGCAGGGCAACTTCCCCAACGCGACATCAAACGTCGTCAAATCTGACAATTCCATTCAAATTTGCCAATCGGCGACCAGACTGGGGATCGACAAGGCCCCCCCGCTCAGCTCTTGCAACGTCGACTAGTCGAAGCAAAAGAATTTCACAGGCTTGCCAGTAGAGGGATCCACCGGGGAAGATAAGGGTCGCTGCTGCCTTTGAACGGAAATTCCAACAATTTTTGTCCAGGCAGGGTTTGACGTCCGTCGCGCATGCCAGCAGACGTCTCCCCTTTTCAGCACAACCAATCGGGAAATCGAACGTGCCCAATGCGGAACGGGAAAAACAGTCGAGCTCTCCACATGTGAGCGACGACACGTCCACTCTCGGCGCTGAGAAGCCCAATATCGATCGCACGCTCGTCGACGGTGATACGCCATTGCCAGCGGCTCCCGCCTGGCCGGCGGTCGGGGCAAACCTGGGGAAATATGAAATCCGCCAGCTCCTCGGGCGAGGGGGGATGGGCGCGGTGTTTCTTGGGTTTGACACGATTCTGGAACGCGAAGTTGCGATCAAGGTGCTCCCGCCTGAGATCGAAGCGCGGCCCAATACGCTCAACCGCTTTCTCGCGGAAGCCAAGGCGACCGGGAAGCTCAATCATCCGCACGTCGTCGCAATCTATGACCTGGGTCAGTCGAACGGCCTCTATTATTTCGTGATGGAGGTTCTGCGCGGCGGAAGCGTAGCGGACCTGATTGAGAACCGCGGCGCTCTCCCCTGGCGAGATGCCTGTCGCATGATCGCACAGGCGGCCGACGGTCTGGCGGCAGCGCACGCCGTGGGCCTCGTGCATCGCGACATCAAGCCTGAGAACCTGATGTTCAATGCCGACGGACTGGTGAAAGTCGTCGACTTCGGCGTCTCGAAACTGGTCGACGAAGAAGCCTCTTTGCACATGACCGCGGCGGGACAGTTACTGGGGACGCCGCACTACATGAGTCCGGAACAGGTACGAGCCACCGAGATTGACGCCCGATCGGATATCTACAATCTGGGTGCGACGCTGTATCGCCTCATCACCGGGCGATATCCGTATGAGGACTGTAAAGCCATCACACAGGTTCTCTTCGCACATCTGGAACAGCCCGCTCCGACGGCGACTGCCCATCGCGCTGATGTCCATGCAGGTTGCGACGAAGTCATCACCCGCGCGATGGCGAAGAAGCCCGAAGCCCGCTATCAGTCCGCCGCGGAATTTGCTTCCGCCCTGCGGGCACTGTCGAATCTCGCGGCTTCCATCCCTGCCCCGGCAGTCGTGACATCGAAAGCTGCAAAGGAAGACGCAGCCGTCCCGCTCCGCAGCGTGGCCATCCTCGAACCATCGAAAATGCAGGCGATGGTTCTACAGAATTCCTGCAAGAAAGCGGGAGTTCAGGCGATTCGGACCCTCGCGAGTGCCGCCTCGGCGCTGGCTGAACTCGAAAAGTCGCCCCCTGATGTCCTGATTACCGCACAACAACTGCCGGACGGAACTGGTCTCGAACTGCTGCAACGCCTACGGCGTTTGCCGTCGCTGCAGGCATTGCCTGTGGTCCTCACATCGAACGATCTGCAAATCGACGACGCAATCGGCGTCAATGGATCGGGGTGGCTGGGAGTCGCGGCGAAGAGCGCGCGGCCCGACCAGATTCTGCGGGGGCTGCACGCCGCAACGAGTTTGACGGCAGCGACACCCCCCTTCTCGACGAACGTCGATCTCACTGCCGTCCGGCTGCTGCTGCTCAGCGATTCCCAGCGCGTTCCCGAGCCGATTGCCGCTTTATTCCGGGAATTACGGATTTTCGACGTGCAGGTTGCCGAACTCCGAGCGCCGCCGGGAGAGCCATTGCTGGCGGGAGAATTCGATCTGGCGCTGGCGTTGTCTGCGAATTTTGCGGATCGTGCCGGCGCAGCGCAGTTCGCTGCCAGTGTGCTGTCCGGTGGCCGCTGTAATGCCTGCATCGTGGCGGTTGCGGCAGCCGCCGGGAATGGTGAATTTCGGTTGCAGGCCGTCAACCGGCCGGGGTTTGCGTCAGTCACAGACTGTCCGTTGAATCCCTTCCGACTGATGCGATTGCTGCAATCCGTCAGCCAGTGACAGACTCGCGATTTCCGCTGACCGGAGAAATCGAAACTCCATTGCTTCCAATCGCACGGTATGATTCAAATGAATCGACCTGCGTTCGGCCGTACGCGGGGACACTCCATTCAAGTGCTGAACCGACTCGCCTCCGCGTCGTTGCCGACGGATGCGAGCGTTCGTTAACACTTCTTCCATCGGCCTGCTCCAACTCCAAAAGTGCACGCCGTGACCGACGCAAGAATTCCTGCCGCCGCCGCAGCTGCGGCCGACGGCAAGTCGAAGAAGTTGTCGTCCCAGTTCGTCGGCTTCAAGATCGACGGCCAGGAATATGCGTTTCGGATCGAGCAGATCCAGGAAATCGTCATTCCGCATCAGGTAACGAAGACGCCGCAGGTGGCCGAGTACGTCGAGGGGGTCAGCAATCTGCGGGGGACCATCATCCCCATCATCAATCTCCGGAAGCTGTTCGCGCTTCCCGGCCGCCCGCGCGATGAAGAAACGCGAACCATCGTGGTGAATGTTGGACAGAGAACGATGGGCTGCACCGTGGATGCGGTGACTCAGGTCATTCGGATTCCCCAGGAGAACATTCAGCCCGCCCCTTCCCTCGTGGTCACCGAGGGAAGCAGTTACATCTCCGGCTTCGCCCGCCTGGATGACCGCCTGCTGGTGATTCTGGATATTCAGGAACTGCTCGACCCCGCCAAGCTCGATCAGGTCTGGCAATCCGCAGGCCTGCGGGAACATCTCCCCGCAATCAATTGAAATCACTGATGGAGCTCACTTCGCTGGACGGATTCGCCACTTGGACATCAGCGTTTTGCAATCGGAGATTCTCAGATGGTTGAACCACGTTCCGGCGGTCGCCGCGCCGCTTCGACTTCACGCTCCCGCAATGGCGGCGCCGCGAAACAACTGACCGCCGCGGAGACCGGCATTCTCGATGCCCTGGGGAAATCTCAGGCGATGATCGAGTTTCAACTCGACGGCACCGTGCTCAATGCAAACGAAAACTTCCTGAACTTGATGGGCTACGAGCTCGACGAAGTTCGGGGACGAAATCACAACATGTTCGTCGACGCGGCCACGGCGGCCAGCCCGGAATACCGCGAATTCTGGGCCCGGCTCAACCGGGGTGAATTCAATGCCGCTCAATACAAACGGCTCGGCAAAGGAGGAAAGGAAGTCTGGATTCAGGCGACCTACAACCCCGTCCTCGACCGCTCCGGCAAGCCGATCAAGGTCGTGAAGTTCGCCGCGGACGTGACGGAATACGCCCGGGAGCAGGCCCGATCTCAGGCAACCGCGCAGCGGCTCCAGCAGATGGTCGAAAATGCCACCGTCCGACTGATCATGGCGGACACCAACTGGAACATCGTCTATCTCAATCCGGCATCGCTCACGACGTTGCGGACTCTGCAGCACCTGCTCCCCTGCAGCGCTGACGAAATGCTGGGAAAATCGATCGACCTGTTTCACAAGAATCCCGCCTATCAGCGCGGCCTTCTGTCCGATCCCAGGAACCTGCCGCGCCGTGCCCAAATCAAACTCGGAGACGAAATTCTCGATCTGAACGTCGTGGCAATCCGCGATGCGAAGGGCGCATACGCAGGCGCGATGATCAACTGGGAAGTCATTACCGAACAGGTCAAAGCCAAGGCCCGCGAAGAACAACTGGTCGCCAGCCAGCAGGCGGCGAAGGAAGATCTCGAAAACAAGGTCAGCATCCT
Protein-coding sequences here:
- a CDS encoding NAD(P)H-dependent flavin oxidoreductase, whose amino-acid sequence is MDTLLRKLEIELPIIQAPMAGISTPEMAAAVSNAGGLGSIGVGAVNAEATRQMIVAVRSLTDRPFQVNVFCHRPAIADVAREQAWLARLQPEFARFAASPPFLLTEIYRSFLTDDDKLAVLLEERPAVVSFHFGLPSQERIDALRRAGITLFATATNLAEGKAIEAAGIDAIVAQGYEAGGHRGVFDVAAADDQLGTIALTRLLVREVGIPIISAGGIMDGAGIAASLTLGAVAAQLGTAFIACPESSADTGYRTALLGPAAEHTVMTAAISGRPARCLANRFTAFGKNVDPAMIPDYPIAYDAGKALHAAAKAKGEFSYGAQWAGQGAPLARAMPAADLVARLRSETEAAKSTNLLR
- a CDS encoding tautomerase family protein — protein: MPIVTIQITREGTTPEQKAALIQGATKLLQDVLQKPPSLTFVLIQEVELEDWGVNGLPAAEHRRQLAAKSPQ
- a CDS encoding AAA family ATPase gives rise to the protein MPSSASPTEPATSEPSDVDIVRRLQTARASLKKEISKVVVGQEAIIDSLLIGLLCKGHVLLLGVPGLGKTLMARTLAKTLDMDFKRIQFTPDLMPSDITGTDVIEEDHATGKHNIEFMPGPLFTNFLLADEINRTPPKTQAALLQAMQEGEVSIGRKTYPLPPPFFVVATQNPIEMEGTYPLPEAQLDRFMFNLRVKYPTIDEEVAIIKGTTSLLTADPQPVLQAAELLRLQSLVRGVPIAEDVIRFAARLVGATRPGEGPELPGIHKYLAYGASPRASQYLVLGAKARAILAGRYHVDFADIQFMAPPVLRHRLVLNFHARADQLDGDGLINRLLESVPTEEKRKS
- a CDS encoding DUF1549 domain-containing protein, with product MRKHVGRLNFLPLLGFSSVICLFVGVCCTQLIAADAFLADPISSGESLPQNSQPELSTWLNERFRQIWTSQQLQPVLCDDATYLRRVSLDLIGRIPSVGEIREFEADPSPEKRARLVEKLLSDPQDSAKVSPLASEHLARAWRRVLLPPDSTGAAAGPQFEPWLRSHFAKNTPYDQIVKGLVTARGEGSRDEQVFYAAIGATPEAEATEFSRIFLGVRIGCAQCHDHPFAPWKKQDFWGMAAFFNGLKFGDNMVVDNRVTRVGNLNDDDATGSIVHEGKTYAAKVLWADQPIALSKDRRPRDLLAEWMTSKEHPTFAANAANRVWQALMGRGLVEAVDDLDLASADDRALAEDLGRQFAAADFNLRWLISGICRSEAYQCDSRASDGDVVGVESGRRSLKALSPEQMFASLEQSLLLPVSTSNQDAARHNGEMGQLVQRLDESIGRSPEEYTAGIPQTLLLMNGNMLARATDLERSHTLRGVVEAPFLSDDERIELLYLATLSRTPERQEQARLVAYVERHTEEQKRKAAFGDILWALVNSPEFALCR
- a CDS encoding EF-hand domain-containing protein, translating into MNWLFQISFSCCVLLLSVSAFCAEVPQEQGEDALLLLSDGPVHVRFHLLIDEQQLAVRRQEFISNLIQRLDADSDGQLSQTEWQQSPLHQFGKKEVGNEFLKTLGTSRPVPRKNVEQDLARFGELISYRQDDTAAGNDLKVFELLDADKSGHIDAAEIQSAEGRIALLDGDRDECVSFEEFSPPPQPDPDSAEVVRTGMLSDELPKAFLANLIRDISDIRLPADLLRLYDRDKDRLLSATELGGDERRITPLDVNQDGKLSVAELRGLRRLPVDLELRIELSGAKSGQSSLQVLSSAAHQVVPAHRSDLVKLAFGKTGVTFAFRNLDPIQSALTNARQRFNTLDIDANGYLDRKEISGNPTFERIWFHAMDRNRDGMLYDAEMQDYVRAICEPAATTCHINVYDTGPGYFQLLDHSGDGRISVREMRNLQPALAAHQKNDGAGISPDDMGQNYFIEFVRGSYQVFGASRRLVAQGPTFIERDPIGPNWFQAIDRNRDGDLTYLVVNPLHPPEFLYTLNLAHEMDADRDGLISWNEAERFEQQFAIRQSRAAEPQLPATP
- a CDS encoding DUF1501 domain-containing protein, which translates into the protein MTNFQRDFDRRDFLRFSLAGALGVSHSGWLPRLAQAAGEQQIPKACILLWMSGGPSQTDTFDLKPGHANGGPVKPISTSVPGVQISENLPGLAKQMQDLAIIRSLTSSEGDHQRGTQLMLTGYRPRAEAVSYPVLGSLLTKELGSGDQDLPGFVSISSFRFAQMGAGFLGPKYAPLSVSGQSNDPTARANLTIENLRPPTGLNADSMENRFELLQSLQQDFRREHVAESTAAHQANYERAMRMVRTEAKSAFRLDQEADPLRDAYGRNRFGQGCLLARRLIERGVSFVEVTLSGTNDNQLGWDTHQENAARVKELCGVLDPAWSTLVTDLRERGLLKSTLVIWMGEFGRTPTINENGGRDHFPLAWSTVLCGGGIRGGQVVGSTGEDGMRVVDRPVTVPELYATVCAALGIDHTRENLTPDGRPIAIVDAHAHPVSEIVS